The genomic segment AGGCCACGCCCACCAGCGCGGAGAGCACGTGCCCGCCCAGCAGGTTGCGCGGCTGGGACAGGGGCGCCGTGGGCGCGCCGTAGAGCAGCACCGCCGAGGCCCCGAAGGAGCCGATGAGCAGCATGGCCCCGGTCTGGTCCAGCAGCACGGCGTTCAGCGCGCCCACGGCGGTGATGCCCGCCAGGGAGCCCAGGAACGACCAGAACGTCTCGCGGAAGTTGACGCAAAAGCCGTTGGTGCCGCAGCCGCACATCTTGCGGAAGTAGTTCACGGGGAGCCTCCTCATTGGTGTCGCCGCCACGCTACGCGGCCCGGGGGCGGCGGACCTTGACCAGGGTCAAATGGGGGCGTGGCCCGGGAATGGCCGGGGCGGGCGGGAAATGGCACGGGCGCGGGCTGGCCAAAGGGGCGGCCCGGCGCCTGGCGCTGCGCCCGGGAGCCACGCCTGGGCCGTGCGGGCAGCAGCCATCCGCACGGCCCAGGTGCGCCCTGGCAATATGGCGGGGCGGTTCGCGGCAGCGGTGCCGCGCTGCCTGGCCTGTTTCCTGCGCAGGCCGCCCGCCCCGGCCCGCGCCCTCCCGCTTCAGAATGCCCCGCCCCGGCCCTGTGGCGTTTTGCCGCGGGACCGGGGCGGTCTGCAGGGCCGGGCGGCAGCTAGCCGCGCATGTGGGTGATGAGCTCCTGGAGGTCGCGGGCCTGGAGGGAGAGCCTGTCCAGGGCCTGGCGGGAGCGGGCCATGCCGTCGGCGGTGCGGGCGGAGATGGTGCTGATCTCCTCGACGCTCCTGCCGATCTGCTCGCTGGCGGCGGACTGCTGCTCGCTGGCGGCGGCGATGCCCCGGACCATGTCCGAGCTGGAGTCGGCCAGATGGACGATTTCCGCCAGGGCGTTGCCGGAATGGTCGGCCAGGGTGGTGACGCGCTCCACGGCGGCCACGGCGCGGTCCATGCCTTCCATGTTCCGTTGGGTGCTGGTCTGGATTCCGGCGATGGCCGTGCCGACCTCGCGGGTGGCGTGCATGGTCTTTTCGGCCAGCTTGCGCACCTCGTCGGCGACCACGGCGAAGCCGCGGCCCGCTTCCCCGGCGCGGGCGGCCTCGATGGCCGCGTTGAGCGCCAGCAGGTTGGTCTGGTCGGCGATGTCGTTGATGACGTTCATGATGGCGCCGATGGACTCGGCCTGGTGGCCCAGGGCGCCCATGTTCTGCTTGAGGTCGCGGGCCAGGACGGCGACCTCGGCGATGGCTGTGGCAGCCTGGCCGACAACCTCGGAGCCCTGTTGGGCCTTGTCGCGCGACTGGTCGGCGCGGGAGGCTGCCTGCTGGGCGTTGCGGGCCACGTCGAGGATGCTGGCGTTGACCTGATCCATGGCCGAGGCGGCCTGGCTGGTGCGTTCGCGTTGCAGTTCGGAGCCCTGGTCGGCGGCCTGGACGTGCGCGGCGAGGTCGCCCAGGGTGTCGAGGACGGTGCGGGCGATGGTTTCGGCCTGGGTGGCGGTTTCCAGCAGGGTCTGGTGGCTGAGGGCGATGGCCTGTTCCTGGGCCTTGAGGTTCGAGATGTCCTGCATGAGGGTGAAGGCGCCGAGCAGGTTGCCGTCGAGGTCGTAGAGCGGAGCCACGCAGGAGAGCACATGCGTCCGGGAGCCGTCGCGCATGACGGCCTCGGTTTCCACATCGGCGAACTGATGGCGCGTGGAAACGGCCTGGCGGATCATGTCGCGGTGGTGCTGGTCGCGGGGGAAGAGCTCGTCCACCGGGCGGCCCAGGCCGCCGCCCGGCAGGGCGGCGCAGCCCAGCAGGCGGGTCATCTGGGGGTTGATGAAGGTGGCCAGGCCGCCGTTGTCGGTGACCAGGCAGGGGGAGCCCAGGGCGCCGAGGATGCCCTGGGCGAAGCCCAGGCGGACCTTGAGCTGGCTGACCATGGCCTGGACGTGGGCCGCCAGGGCGCCCAGCTCACCGCCGAAGGTGCCTTGAACCTCGGCCTTGAGGTCGCCCCCGGCCACGGCCTGGGCATAGGCCTGGACCTGGCGCAGGGGCCGGGTCACGCTGCGGCCGATGAGCAGCACCAGCAGCCCGGCCGCCAGCAGGGCCGCTGCGGTGCAGACCAGGGAGACCAGACGCGTGGTCTTGTAGTGGTCGATGCGCACCTGGAGCAGGGTGTCGAGTTCGTCCACGGCGGTGGACCACAGGGCGAAACTGGCGGCCAGGGCGGCCTCGCCTTTGGCGAGGAAGGTTGCCTCGTCCGTCCGTTGGGCGTCCTGGGCGGCCAGGGCGTCGAGCAGGGCCAGAAAGTCGGTGGTGGCCTGTTCGTAGGCGGCCAGCCGGGGCGGCAGGGCGGCCTGGAGCGAGGGGCTCGTGCCGTAGAAGTTCTGGTCCTCGCTGAGGGAGACGGCGGCGCTGGCCAGCACCCGGGCCATGTCGGACTCGCGCAGCATCGAGGCCATGACCATGACCCTGCGGCGCTGGGCTTCGTCCAGAGGCCCGGCGGGCAGGGCCGTCAGGCCGAAGTCGAGGATTTCGGCCAAGCGCGCCTGGGTCTGGGGCAGGGCCAGCAGGGTGATGTCCATGATGTAGTAGCTGTCGAGGTCGGGGTCGAGAATCAGGTTGGACGTGTCACCCACATGGGCGATGAGGCCGCGCACGTCCTGGAGCAGGGCCGCGTGGTCGTCGGGCGCGGGGCGGGTCAGGGCCCGCAGGGCGGCCCACTGCGATTTGAGGCGCGCGACCGTGAGGTGGCTGCGCTGGCGCATGGCCAGGCCCGCGTCGGTGACCTGGAGGTCCTCGCCGTAGGCCTTGTCCGCCGCTTCCAGGTCGGCAAAGGCCTGGTCGGCCCTGCGGCGGATGGCGGCGAGTTCGCCGTCCAGGCCGCCCTGGCCCAGGGCCTGGCGAGTGAGCAGCCGCCCGTGGGCGGGCACGGCTTCCAGCAGCCCGGCCAGCGGGCGTTGGTACGCGTCGCCATAATATTCCATTGCCGAGAAGCGGATGCTCGCGTTCACTCCGGCGATCATGAAATACAGCAGGACGGCGATCGGCAGGACAAAGGCGAAGCTGCTGACTGCAAGTTTGGTGGAGATGTTCAAGCGCGAGATGAACATGATCGTCGGCCTCCAGCGGGTCCATGGTTCCTGGCAAAGTTTCGTTCGCCTCGGGTTCCGGCACATCCTGGCGCGCCGGAAGCGGGCGGTTGCATGAGTGGTCCTGTCCGACGCGGCCCTGGAGCAGGGTTTTCGGTCTGCTTGAACAATATTGTATTGCTGTGCCTACAATATTGTAGGCTCCATGGCTGGACGATTCTATTGTAATACAAACGGAAAATAAACACCATATACAGTGTCTGTCGTTCGTGCTATACTGAAAGATTGTCTTTTTGCTGTCCTGTGCAGGAAACCCCTCTGGCAGTAGTGTTTTGGCCCGCTCCTTTCCGCTCCAAGGCTGGGGGATGCGGGTCCTGCGGGAGGGGCTTTATTTTTTTTTACGTTCGCCGGGGCCCTTGGGCGGGGTTCTGTGTTGAGCCCTCGCGTTCCCCCTGGGGCGCCGGGCAGAGCAGCGGCTGGCTCCGGCGGGGCGGGGTTTTGCGTTGACCCCGCCGCCGGGCGGCGGTAGCGTGCGGGCCTTATCCTCAGGGCGGGGTGGAATTCCCCACCGGCGGTATCCCGGCCATGGCCGGGGAGCCCGCGAGCGCCCGCCCCCTTGCGGGGCGGGGTCAGCAGACCCGGTGCGATGCCGGGGCCGACGGTTACAGTCCGGATGGAAGAGGAGAGGACACATCGTCCCGCCACGGGCCCTTGGCCCGTGCGCGCCGTGTCGTGCCCGGCTTTCGGGGGCGGCGGCGTCTCTCCTGTTTGGCCCTGGTTGTGTCAACCCGAACAAGGAGCGACGTCATGCAGCAATCCCTTCTTGCCCCATTCGGCTCCCCCCGCCAGCGGGTGGAGGCCGCCCTGGCCGCCCTGCGCGCGGGCCGGGGCGTGCTGGCCGTGGACGACGAGGACCGCGAGAACGAGGGCGACCTGTTCTTTGCGGCCCAGAGCGTCACCCCGGCCCAGATGGCCCTGCTCATCCGCGAGTGCAGCGGCATCGTCTGCCTGTGCCTGACCCCGGAGCGGGTCCGCGCCCTGGACCTGCCGATGATGGTCGCCGAGAACACCAGCGCCTACGGCACGGGGTTCACGGTGTCCATCGAGGCCGCCCGGGGCGTGAGCACGGGGGTGTCCGCCGCCGACCGCGTGGCCACGGTGCGCGCCGCCGTGGCCCCCGGCGCCCGGCCCGAGGACCTGCGCCGCCCCGGCCATGTGTTCCCCCTGTGCGCGCGGCCCGGGGGCGTGCTGGAGCGGCGCGGGCACACCGAGGCCAACGTGGACCTCATGCGCCTGGCGGGGCTGGAGCCCTGCGGGGTGCTCTGCGAGCTGACCAATGCCGACGGCACCATGGCCCGCCTGCCCGGCGTGGTGGACTTCGCCCTGCGCCATGCCATGCCCGTGGTCACGGTGCAGGACGTGGCGGACTACCGCCTGGGCCTGGAGGCTGCGCCGCCCCGGGCCGGGCTGGCCGCCGGGCCACGGGCGCCCCTGACCTGACTGGCCCTCGATCCCGCTTCCCCGGACGGCCCGGCCTTGCTGGCCGGGCCGTTTTTTTTGCCCGGGGCGCCTCCCCTCCCGCCGGGGGCGCCGCAAGGCCGGGCCAGCGCGATCGTCCGGACGGTCGAACGCGCAATAGACTCCCCGCTTCAAGGGCTGTTCATCGCGCCAACGTGCGCAACGCCTTGCGCGGCGGGCTGATTTGCCGCTCCTTGCGGCCTTGCACGATGCGCGATTGTGTAGGAAATCGGTTTTTCTTTTTGACGCGCCTCCGCCAGAAGGCTTGCCCAGCCTTGCCTGTGCGCCAGGGTGCAGCCGCCTTGCGCGACGAGGCGCATCGCGCAAGGCGAAGCTGGCACGCCCCTTGCCTTCGACCTCCATGACCCGCGAGCCGCACCGGGAGTGGCACGCGCGGGAAAGGACGGTGCCCATCGTGATTCCGTACCGCAGGGTTTTTCGCCACCTGCCGCAGCCAGCCCTGGTGCTGACTCCGGGCGACAGGCTGGCCGATGCCAACGATGCGGCCCTGACGCTGTTCGGCGGGCGCAGCCCTTCGCGCCGCGAGCGCCTGGACCAGGTGAGCGCTGCCCTGGGGCCCTGGCTGTGCGCCGATGTGGACGCCTTCTGCCGCTCCTGCGACGAGGCCAGGACCTACGAGAAAGAGCACCAGGGCTTCGGCCAGAGCCCGCGCTACTACCGCGTGCGCCTGGCGCGGCTGGAAAGCTCCGACGCGCGCCTGGGCGTCATCGTCATCCTCACCGACATCACCGAGCGCCGCCGGACCCTGGAAGAGATCGCCCGCCTGGCGGTCATCGTCGACTCCTCCGACGACGCCATCGTCAGCATCGCCCTGGACGGGCGCATTCTCTCGGCCAACCGCGCCGCCGGGCGCAACTACGGCTACGATCCCGAGGCTCTGCGCGGCATGTCCATTTTCGCCCTGGTGCCCGACGGGCTCGAAGGCGAAATGCACTTCATCTTCGATGAGATCGCCGCCGGGCGCCCGGTGTCGCGCTACGAGACCCTGCGCCGCCACAGCTCGGGAACGGTGTTTCCCGTTTCGGTGACCTATTCGCCCATCTTCCGCGACGGCAGGGTCCGGGCCATCTCGGCCATCTCGCGCGACATCACTTCGCGCAAGCGGGTCGAGGGCGAGCTGCAACGCACCAACGAGAACCTGAACCAGCTCATCGAGGAGACGGTCAAGGCCCTGTCGGCCACGCTGGAAAAGCGCGACCTGTACACCTCGGGCCACCAGCAGATGGTCTCGCGGCTGTCCTGCCTGCTGGCCGGGCGCATGGGCATGAACGCGGCCCAGGTGGAGACGGTGCGCATCGCCGGGCTCTTGCACGACATGGGCAAGGTCTGCGTGCCCATGGCCATCCTCTCCAAGCCCGCGCGCCTGTCGCCCGGCGAGCTGGCCCTCATGCGCCAGCATCCCGAGACGGGCTTCGAGATCCTGCGCAACATTCCCTTTCCCTGGCCCGTGGGCCTGGCCGTGCTGGAGCACCACGAGCGCATGGACGGCACCGGCTACCCCCGGGGCCTGTCGGGGGAGGACATCCTGCCCGAGGCGCAGGTGCTGGCCGTGGCCGATGTGCTCGAAGCCATGTCGTCGCACCGGCCCTACAGGCCCGCCCTGGGGCTGGCCTGCGCCATGGAGGAGATCGGCCACCAGGCCGGCGCGACCCTGGACCGCGAGGTCTGCCGCGCGGCCCGGGCGCTTGTGGATGAACACCGTGTTTCTGAAATCCGAGGGGAGTTGACGCTATGTCCGTGAAGGCAAGACTGATCCTGGTGCTTGTCGTGTCGCTGGTGGGGCTGGCCGTGGTTTTTGGCGTGAACAAGGCGGGCGACGTGCTGGTGGCCCGCAGCTTCGCCCTGCGCGACCTGGCCGAAGGCGCCTTCGTGGATGTGCTCCAGGCCCGGCGCCACGAGAAGAACTTCCTGATCCGCAGTGACGAGACCTACGCCGCCAAAGTGGGCGAGCACACCGCCCTGGTTCACGCCGCCCTGGAGCGCATCGGGGCGCTGGACGCGGACAAGGCCGCGGATTGCGCCGCCGCGCGCCGCCTGGTGGACGCCTTCGCGGGCACCTTCGCCCGCGCGGTGGACACGGCGCGGGCCATCGGCCTGAACGAGGAGCTCGGCGTACGCCGCGAGTTCATCGCCGCCGGGCGCGCCCTGGAGGCGGGCATCGACGAGGTGGGCGACCGCGAGGCCCTGGTGGCCCTGCTGCAACTGCGCCGCCAGGAGAAGAACTTCCAGCTGCGCGGCGACGACAAGTACCTGGAGCGCGCGGCTACGGCCCGCAAGGGGCTGGAGGCCCGGCTGGACGGCCTGGGCCTGGAGGCCGGGGCGCACGCGCGGCTCATGGGCGTTTTGCACGGCTACGACAGGGCCTTCGCCGACTACGTGCGCCTGTACCGCCAGATGGGCACCATGGACCAGGCCCTGGCCACCGACGGGCGGGCCCTGGAGCCGGCCATCACCAGCCTGCGCGACCACTACGCCGCCGGGGCGCTGCGCGTCTCCGGGCTGGTGGAGCACGCCATCCTGGGAGTCGAAGTGTTCCTGGTGCTGCTGCTCGGGCTGTTCCTCTACCGCACGGCCAGGGGCATCAACGGGCCCCTGGCGGAGCTGACGGCCTACTCGCGGGCCGTGGCCTCGGGCGACCTGGAGGCCCGGCCCGGCACGGGCATGCCCCCCGAATTCGCCGTCCTGTCGGCGGACATCACCTCCATGGTCGCCGAGCTGCGTACGCGCCTGGAGGAGGTCCGCCGCAGGCAGGACGAGGCTGCTGCCCAGGCCGAGGCCGCCCGCGAGGCCATGCGCGAGGCCCAGCGCCAGGAGGAGCGGGCCAAGGGCCTGTGGGAGCGCATGCGCGAGTCGGCCCGCAGCGTGGACGAGTTCTCCGGGCGGGTGGGCGACGCCGTGGCCGAGCTGTCGGCCATGATCGCCCAGGTGCGGCGCGGCGCCGAGACCCAGAGCACGCGCATGTCCGAAACGGCCACGGCCATGGACCAGATGAACCTGGCGGTGGTGGAGGTGGCGCAGAGCGCGGGCGCGGCCTCGCAGAACGCCCGCGACGCCAAGGACAAGGCCACCGCCGGGGCGGCCATGGTGGACCGGGCCGTGGCGGCCATCACCGAGGTGGACGGCCACGCCACGGGCATGCGCGAAGGCATGCAGGCCCTGGGGCGGCAGGTGGAAGACATCGGCCGGATCATGGACGTGATCAGCGAGATCGCCGACCAGACGAACCTGCTCGCGCTCAACGCGGCCATCGAGGCGGCGCGCGCGGGCGACGCCGGGCGCGGGTTCGCCGTTGTGGCCGACGAGGTGCGCAAGCTGGCCGAGAAGACCATGGCCGCCACCCAGGAGGTGGACCGCAGCGTGCTGTCCATCCGCGAGGCCACGGAGCGCAACATCGAGACCATGCACGCCGCCCTGCGCGCCGTGGAGCAGAGCGCGCGGCTGGCCACGGAGTCGGGCCGCGCCCAGGAGGAGATCGTGCGCCTGGTGGAGCTGAACACCGTGCAGGCCGAGGGCATCGCCTCGGCCAGCGAGCAGCAGTCGGCCTCATCGGAGCAGATCAACCGCGCTGTGGACGAGGTCAACCGCATCGCCGGGGAGTCCATGGAGGGCATGAACCGCTCCTACGAGGCCGTGGCCGCTCTGCACGAGCTGGCCGGGGATCTGAAGCGCATGGTCGGCGCCATGCTGGAAACCGGCGGCGCGCCCGACCCGGCCTGAGCCGCCCCCGCCCGGCCACGCAAAGGCGCCGCCGTCCCTGCTGGGGGCGGCGGCGCCGTCGTTTCGCGCCCGGGCGCGGTCAGTTGCCCTGGGCCTGCTGGTCCTCGAACATGGCCCGCAGCCGGAGCTGGATGCGCACGATGCGCCGCAGCATCTCGCTCATGCCGAACAGGGTCACGGAGATGAACACGCTGGCCACCAGCACGCCGAAGCCCGCCACCAGCAGCAGCATGTTGTGGTCCACGTCGGGCGAGTCGGTCTGCCACAAAAGGGCCAGGCAGCCCGCCGTGCCCAGCATCCACGTCAGGTGGGCCATGACCCGCAGGATGGACTCGACGGGCAGCCGGGCCACGGGGTTGACCACGGTGTAGCCCGAGAACCGCGTGCCCTTGCACTTGGGGCAGCGCTCGAACTCGTTGGGGAAGACCTCGCCGCACTTCTCGCAGTGCAGCATCTTGCGGATGATCACGTCGCCTTGCACCTTCATGACTTGTTCTCCCCGGCCAGCGGGTTGATGGTCGCGAGTCTGGTGCCGATGCGGGCCTCGTCCGCCGCCTGCCTGGGCTTTTGCAGCAGCCACAGGCCGCCCAGCAGGGCCGTGCCCAGCAGGTAGAACCAGTAGGGGTGGAAGGGGCTGGTCCAGTCGTAGTCCACCGCCGTGGCGCTGAACAGGCTCACCACGTGTCCGGCGATGTTGCCCAGGGCGGGCAGCACGTTCATGGGCTGCATGAGGATGAAGGTTACGGCCAGCAGCATGGGGATTTCCCAGGCCTTGTTGCGGGCGATGAACCAGCCCTGGGTGGCCGAGGC from the Desulfocurvus vexinensis DSM 17965 genome contains:
- a CDS encoding HPP family protein produces the protein MNYFRKMCGCGTNGFCVNFRETFWSFLGSLAGITAVGALNAVLLDQTGAMLLIGSFGASAVLLYGAPTAPLSQPRNLLGGHVLSALVGVACAAHLGHVPWLAAGLAVSTAIALMHLTGTLHPPGGATALIAVIGGEPVRALGYLYALVPALAGALVLLAVALLVNNIPKTRQYPVYWY
- a CDS encoding methyl-accepting chemotaxis protein, with the translated sequence MFISRLNISTKLAVSSFAFVLPIAVLLYFMIAGVNASIRFSAMEYYGDAYQRPLAGLLEAVPAHGRLLTRQALGQGGLDGELAAIRRRADQAFADLEAADKAYGEDLQVTDAGLAMRQRSHLTVARLKSQWAALRALTRPAPDDHAALLQDVRGLIAHVGDTSNLILDPDLDSYYIMDITLLALPQTQARLAEILDFGLTALPAGPLDEAQRRRVMVMASMLRESDMARVLASAAVSLSEDQNFYGTSPSLQAALPPRLAAYEQATTDFLALLDALAAQDAQRTDEATFLAKGEAALAASFALWSTAVDELDTLLQVRIDHYKTTRLVSLVCTAAALLAAGLLVLLIGRSVTRPLRQVQAYAQAVAGGDLKAEVQGTFGGELGALAAHVQAMVSQLKVRLGFAQGILGALGSPCLVTDNGGLATFINPQMTRLLGCAALPGGGLGRPVDELFPRDQHHRDMIRQAVSTRHQFADVETEAVMRDGSRTHVLSCVAPLYDLDGNLLGAFTLMQDISNLKAQEQAIALSHQTLLETATQAETIARTVLDTLGDLAAHVQAADQGSELQRERTSQAASAMDQVNASILDVARNAQQAASRADQSRDKAQQGSEVVGQAATAIAEVAVLARDLKQNMGALGHQAESIGAIMNVINDIADQTNLLALNAAIEAARAGEAGRGFAVVADEVRKLAEKTMHATREVGTAIAGIQTSTQRNMEGMDRAVAAVERVTTLADHSGNALAEIVHLADSSSDMVRGIAAASEQQSAASEQIGRSVEEISTISARTADGMARSRQALDRLSLQARDLQELITHMRG
- the ribB gene encoding 3,4-dihydroxy-2-butanone-4-phosphate synthase; the encoded protein is MQQSLLAPFGSPRQRVEAALAALRAGRGVLAVDDEDRENEGDLFFAAQSVTPAQMALLIRECSGIVCLCLTPERVRALDLPMMVAENTSAYGTGFTVSIEAARGVSTGVSAADRVATVRAAVAPGARPEDLRRPGHVFPLCARPGGVLERRGHTEANVDLMRLAGLEPCGVLCELTNADGTMARLPGVVDFALRHAMPVVTVQDVADYRLGLEAAPPRAGLAAGPRAPLT
- a CDS encoding HD domain-containing phosphohydrolase — translated: MPIVIPYRRVFRHLPQPALVLTPGDRLADANDAALTLFGGRSPSRRERLDQVSAALGPWLCADVDAFCRSCDEARTYEKEHQGFGQSPRYYRVRLARLESSDARLGVIVILTDITERRRTLEEIARLAVIVDSSDDAIVSIALDGRILSANRAAGRNYGYDPEALRGMSIFALVPDGLEGEMHFIFDEIAAGRPVSRYETLRRHSSGTVFPVSVTYSPIFRDGRVRAISAISRDITSRKRVEGELQRTNENLNQLIEETVKALSATLEKRDLYTSGHQQMVSRLSCLLAGRMGMNAAQVETVRIAGLLHDMGKVCVPMAILSKPARLSPGELALMRQHPETGFEILRNIPFPWPVGLAVLEHHERMDGTGYPRGLSGEDILPEAQVLAVADVLEAMSSHRPYRPALGLACAMEEIGHQAGATLDREVCRAARALVDEHRVSEIRGELTLCP
- a CDS encoding methyl-accepting chemotaxis protein, with amino-acid sequence MKARLILVLVVSLVGLAVVFGVNKAGDVLVARSFALRDLAEGAFVDVLQARRHEKNFLIRSDETYAAKVGEHTALVHAALERIGALDADKAADCAAARRLVDAFAGTFARAVDTARAIGLNEELGVRREFIAAGRALEAGIDEVGDREALVALLQLRRQEKNFQLRGDDKYLERAATARKGLEARLDGLGLEAGAHARLMGVLHGYDRAFADYVRLYRQMGTMDQALATDGRALEPAITSLRDHYAAGALRVSGLVEHAILGVEVFLVLLLGLFLYRTARGINGPLAELTAYSRAVASGDLEARPGTGMPPEFAVLSADITSMVAELRTRLEEVRRRQDEAAAQAEAAREAMREAQRQEERAKGLWERMRESARSVDEFSGRVGDAVAELSAMIAQVRRGAETQSTRMSETATAMDQMNLAVVEVAQSAGAASQNARDAKDKATAGAAMVDRAVAAITEVDGHATGMREGMQALGRQVEDIGRIMDVISEIADQTNLLALNAAIEAARAGDAGRGFAVVADEVRKLAEKTMAATQEVDRSVLSIREATERNIETMHAALRAVEQSARLATESGRAQEEIVRLVELNTVQAEGIASASEQQSASSEQINRAVDEVNRIAGESMEGMNRSYEAVAALHELAGDLKRMVGAMLETGGAPDPA